In one window of Methanosarcina vacuolata Z-761 DNA:
- a CDS encoding NADH-quinone oxidoreductase subunit 5 family protein: protein MIENTVMLLIIVPLLFSLLFVALPKSLYKYLAWAFFIIGVVLSVSLVLGGTGVVSVEEPNFAMFENIVLVLEVVVILFILAISAKYKNWPTLGLGIISAALFAYTYANVPGAESASFNIDQLSQLMILIVNIVGTAIILFATGYMDQYEEHRHLNRQRIFYFTMSFFLAAMNGLVMSDTLGWLYLFWELTTLCSFVLISYNMDEEGINNGFRALALNLVGGVAMSVGIILLATKYDISSLTGIATYAGTDAVALAALALPVALLCIGGFAKSAQMPFHSWLLGAMVAPTPVSALLHSSTMVNAGVFLIVKLVPAFANTSLGTAIAVYGSFTFVICSALALSQRNAKRVLAYSTIANLGLIIASAGIGTPLAVAASMMLILFHAISKGLLFLCTGEIEHTIGSRDIEDMSGLINKAPLLTSIAALGMVSMLLPPFGVLLTKWVSMEAASNNPVVIVFLVLGSALTTVYYSKWLGTILSSSMDKNAVPHKKLETYFPLSVLGLSIIGTSIFIFSIYDYLIKPQVAILLGNAPNVTGQAGQFASEIGAFTYAAIFAVLALAILIYLATKNMFTPRMSSYYMCGENNLERDRLMFRNGLCSYEKSSVSNIYLQNIFGESKLTTFGYAISIILIVIALAGGVGL from the coding sequence ATGATAGAAAACACCGTTATGCTATTAATTATAGTACCCCTACTGTTTTCGTTATTATTTGTAGCCCTTCCCAAATCGCTATACAAGTACTTGGCTTGGGCTTTTTTCATAATTGGAGTAGTTTTATCAGTTAGTTTGGTATTAGGCGGTACTGGAGTAGTTTCGGTTGAAGAACCAAATTTCGCAATGTTTGAAAACATTGTCCTTGTACTCGAAGTAGTGGTAATACTATTTATTCTTGCTATATCAGCAAAATATAAAAACTGGCCTACACTTGGACTTGGAATAATTTCAGCAGCCTTATTTGCTTACACTTATGCCAATGTTCCAGGTGCTGAAAGTGCTTCTTTTAATATTGATCAATTGTCTCAGCTCATGATATTAATTGTGAATATAGTCGGTACAGCGATTATATTATTCGCAACTGGATACATGGATCAGTATGAAGAGCACAGACATCTTAATAGGCAAAGAATATTTTACTTTACAATGAGCTTCTTCCTGGCAGCCATGAATGGCCTGGTAATGTCTGACACATTAGGCTGGCTGTATCTTTTCTGGGAACTAACAACTCTGTGTTCATTCGTGTTGATCTCATATAACATGGATGAAGAAGGAATAAACAACGGTTTCAGGGCTCTGGCCTTAAACCTGGTCGGCGGAGTTGCTATGTCTGTAGGCATAATTCTGCTTGCAACTAAATATGATATAAGTTCCCTTACCGGGATTGCAACTTACGCTGGAACTGATGCAGTAGCGCTGGCCGCTTTAGCACTTCCTGTTGCTTTACTCTGTATTGGAGGCTTTGCGAAATCTGCTCAGATGCCCTTCCATAGCTGGCTCTTAGGTGCAATGGTAGCTCCGACTCCTGTTTCTGCTTTACTGCACTCAAGCACGATGGTAAATGCAGGTGTGTTTTTAATTGTCAAGCTTGTACCAGCTTTTGCTAATACCTCTCTCGGAACAGCTATTGCAGTTTACGGTAGCTTTACTTTCGTTATCTGCTCAGCTTTAGCCTTATCTCAAAGAAACGCTAAAAGAGTGCTTGCTTATTCAACTATTGCAAATTTAGGATTAATTATCGCAAGCGCCGGGATAGGCACACCTCTGGCTGTAGCTGCTTCGATGATGCTTATTCTGTTCCACGCTATATCAAAAGGTCTCTTATTCCTGTGCACAGGTGAAATTGAGCACACCATAGGAAGCAGAGATATAGAGGACATGTCAGGATTAATAAATAAGGCTCCTCTTCTCACCTCCATTGCAGCTCTGGGAATGGTGTCCATGCTGTTACCTCCTTTCGGAGTATTGCTCACAAAATGGGTATCAATGGAAGCTGCTTCAAACAACCCTGTTGTGATAGTATTCCTAGTACTCGGAAGTGCACTCACTACAGTTTATTACTCTAAGTGGCTTGGAACAATCTTATCATCCAGCATGGATAAAAATGCAGTTCCCCATAAAAAACTGGAAACATATTTCCCACTATCAGTTCTTGGATTATCCATAATAGGTACAAGTATCTTTATATTTTCAATATATGATTACTTAATTAAACCCCAGGTCGCAATTCTACTCGGAAATGCTCCTAATGTTACAGGACAGGCTGGGCAATTTGCCTCTGAAATAGGGGCCTTTACTTACGCAGCAATATTCGCAGTGCTTGCTCTGGCTATTCTGATATATCTTGCTACCAAAAACATGTTTACTCCTCGTATGTCTAGCTACTATATGTGTGGAGAAAACAACCTTGAAAGGGACAGATTAATGTTCAGAAATGGACTTTGCAGCTACGAAAAAAGCAGCGTTTCCAACATCTATCTCCAGAATATTTTTGGAGAAAGTAAACTTACAACATTTGGATATGCAATTTCCATAATTCTGATTGTAATTGCATTAGCAGGAGGAGTAGGATTATGA
- a CDS encoding permease, whose product MVDIFYPLQWIADKVTYEVFGIAPDTRLAASVNFVIYDVMKIFVLLAVMIFFISYLRTYITPERTRKVLGNKKGIKYHFLASLLGTVTPFCSCSSVPIFIGFVEAGVPLGITFSFLITSPLVNEAAVAALWATLGLKATLIYIISGVILGVLGGTLIGLLKLERYVEDFVYKIKVGQQNAKPEELTVKERVSIAFENVKDIVGRVWIYVIIGVSIGGIFHGYAPEGILEKYAGKDNLLAVPIAVLIGVPLYSNVMAMIPIVESLIGKGLPIGTSLAFLMSVTAVSLPEMIILKKVLKKELIAIFVSIVAISIIFTGYLFNILL is encoded by the coding sequence ATGGTCGATATATTTTACCCTCTTCAATGGATTGCAGACAAAGTAACATACGAGGTTTTTGGGATTGCACCTGATACACGCCTTGCAGCGAGTGTTAACTTCGTTATTTATGATGTAATGAAAATTTTCGTGCTGCTTGCAGTGATGATTTTTTTCATTTCTTATCTAAGGACCTATATTACTCCTGAAAGAACCCGTAAAGTGCTTGGAAACAAAAAAGGGATTAAGTATCACTTTCTTGCGTCTCTTCTCGGAACAGTAACTCCTTTTTGCTCGTGTTCATCCGTTCCGATTTTTATTGGGTTTGTAGAGGCAGGCGTACCTCTTGGAATTACTTTTTCCTTTCTGATAACCTCGCCTCTTGTAAATGAAGCTGCAGTTGCTGCTCTCTGGGCAACGCTCGGCCTTAAAGCAACATTGATCTATATAATATCAGGAGTTATACTGGGAGTTCTTGGAGGTACTTTAATTGGCCTCCTTAAGCTGGAGAGGTACGTAGAGGACTTTGTTTATAAGATAAAAGTAGGACAGCAGAATGCAAAACCCGAAGAGTTGACGGTAAAGGAACGAGTAAGTATTGCCTTTGAAAACGTAAAAGACATCGTAGGAAGGGTATGGATCTATGTAATCATAGGCGTTAGCATAGGAGGTATTTTCCACGGATATGCACCTGAGGGCATTTTAGAGAAATATGCAGGCAAAGACAACCTGCTTGCGGTGCCGATTGCCGTTCTGATCGGAGTTCCACTGTACTCAAATGTTATGGCAATGATTCCTATCGTAGAAAGCCTGATTGGAAAAGGTCTTCCCATAGGAACTTCTCTTGCGTTCCTCATGTCCGTTACAGCCGTTTCCCTGCCTGAAATGATTATCCTTAAAAAGGTGCTGAAAAAAGAGCTAATAGCAATCTTTGTCTCAATCGTAGCAATTTCGATAATCTTTACAGGATATCTATTCAATATACTGTTGTAA
- a CDS encoding putative zinc-binding protein, whose translation MSEETKCACGSANVAIFPCVGAANVGQLSNRIAIELEKQGIGNLMCTAGIGARAPGLMKSAEASDRIIAINGCPVNCASKTLELAGFNVDRHIVISELGIKKSKEKDLKDQEVADTLGKVLEILQSE comes from the coding sequence ATGTCAGAAGAAACAAAATGTGCATGCGGCTCGGCAAATGTGGCAATTTTCCCATGTGTGGGAGCAGCAAATGTCGGTCAACTATCAAACAGAATCGCAATCGAACTTGAAAAGCAGGGTATAGGAAATCTTATGTGCACTGCCGGAATCGGTGCAAGAGCTCCGGGACTTATGAAATCTGCCGAAGCTTCTGATCGTATTATCGCAATTAACGGTTGTCCTGTAAACTGCGCCAGCAAGACCCTTGAACTTGCAGGGTTTAACGTTGATAGGCATATCGTGATTTCAGAACTTGGGATCAAGAAAAGCAAGGAAAAAGATCTCAAAGACCAGGAAGTGGCAGATACTCTTGGAAAAGTCCTGGAAATCCTTCAATCCGAGTGA
- a CDS encoding thioredoxin family protein — protein sequence MKIEILGTGCSKCNKTKEMAEKAVKETGVDAEIVKVEDFDKILGYGVMVTPALVIDGDVKVAGKVPSVDDIKKWIKK from the coding sequence ATGAAAATCGAAATACTCGGTACAGGATGTTCAAAATGCAACAAAACAAAAGAAATGGCAGAGAAAGCTGTAAAGGAAACAGGTGTAGATGCTGAAATTGTCAAGGTAGAGGATTTCGATAAAATTCTAGGATATGGAGTTATGGTCACTCCTGCTCTTGTAATTGACGGAGATGTTAAAGTCGCAGGTAAAGTTCCAAGCGTCGATGATATCAAAAAATGGATTAAAAAATAA
- a CDS encoding YnfA family protein codes for MVGIESEGMSRKKCFMYTILLFILAGIFEIGGGYLMWMWLREGRGLIFALSGAVILFLYGVVPTFQRSYFHRIYATYGGIFVVMSLLWGWIFDKIPPDTYDLIGSLVILIGVSIIYYWPRGDDNK; via the coding sequence ATGGTTGGAATTGAATCCGAGGGTATGTCCAGAAAGAAGTGCTTTATGTATACTATTCTCCTGTTTATCCTTGCAGGTATTTTCGAGATAGGAGGAGGATACCTTATGTGGATGTGGCTGCGTGAAGGCAGAGGACTGATTTTCGCACTTTCAGGAGCAGTTATTTTATTTTTATATGGAGTCGTGCCTACTTTTCAGCGCTCTTATTTCCACAGAATATATGCAACCTATGGTGGTATTTTCGTTGTCATGTCCCTTTTATGGGGCTGGATCTTCGACAAAATTCCTCCAGATACTTATGATCTTATAGGCTCCCTGGTTATTCTTATTGGAGTGTCAATCATTTACTACTGGCCAAGAGGGGATGATAATAAGTGA